TTGAAGAACCGCCCGATGAATCAATCATAATTCTTCTTACGTCAAGTCCTCAGTCTTTACTTCCGACAATCCGTTCAAGGTGCCAGTCATTACGATTTGAGGGTATTCCAATTGAGCTTATCGTGGAAGAGCTTAAAACTAGGAGAGGTCTTTCGAGTGAAGAATCAACGATGATTGCGTTTCTTTCCGAAGGGAGTTTAGGTAGGGCATTGAATTTAGATGATAAAATTCTTTCAGATCGGAATGAGCTGATTAGCAGATTATCGCGGGTTGAAACTGATTTTGCGTCCTCAGTGCTTGGCGTTGTGGAGTCTATTCTTAGGGGTTCATCCAATGACGACAATGAGAAACTGAAGATATATTTGGAATTTATTTTGCTATGGCTTCGTGATTTGATAAGCGTGAAGATCGGTCTAGATGAGGATTTGCTTATGAATAAGCATTTAATTTCTGTATCTCGAGAGTATGCGAGCAGATACAGTTTGGAGAAGATATTGGAAAAGCTGAATTTTGCAGAACAGGTATCCAATTCTATTCTTCGTTTAAACGCTAATAAACAGATAG
Above is a genomic segment from Thermodesulfobacteriota bacterium containing:
- a CDS encoding DNA polymerase III subunit delta' C-terminal domain-containing protein; translated protein: IEYKGLRDIKVDQIREDVEDRLYFKPFEGRYKVAIVDEADRMSHSAQNAFLKTLEEPPDESIIILLTSSPQSLLPTIRSRCQSLRFEGIPIELIVEELKTRRGLSSEESTMIAFLSEGSLGRALNLDDKILSDRNELISRLSRVETDFASSVLGVVESILRGSSNDDNEKLKIYLEFILLWLRDLISVKIGLDEDLLMNKHLISVSREYASRYSLEKILEKLNFAEQVSNSILRLNANKQIALENLVLKIAE